The genomic window GGGACGACGGCGGCGGTCAGCAGGCCGGCGGCAGCACCACCGCCGCCTCGGAGGGGCCGTCGGCGGGCGCGCCCACCTCGGAGCCGGTCGCACCGGCCCCGACCAGGGCCGCGCCCAGCGCGACCCCGTCGGCCAGCCCGTCCACCGACGCGGCGGCCCTGCCCGCCGGCTGGCACCTGCACCGGGACCCGGCCGGCTTCGCGATCCCGATCCCGAACGGCTGGAGAAGTTCCGCCGGCTCCGACTCGGTCACCTTCTCCGAGCCCAACGGGAAGCGCGAGCTGTTCGTCCAGTGGACCAGCTCCCCGGAGCGGGACGCGTACGCGGACTGGAAGTCGAAGGAGCCGTACCGGAAGAACTACGTCGACAACTACCAGTACGTCAGTATCAAGCGGTGCGACTGGTACCGGACGTGCGCGGACTGGGAGTGGCTGGAGACCCGGGATGGTGCCCGGATCCACGTGCGCAACCGGGGCGTGGCCACCGCGAGCAACCGCGGCTACGCCCTGCGCTGGGAGGTCCCGGCGGCGGACTGGAACGCCAACCTCGCCGGCTTCGGCGTGATCGTCAAGGGTTTCAAGCCGGACCGGGCGGACACCCCGGCGTAATTTCCGCCAGCACGAAGGTGATTCGCATGGCCTTCCGTTGAACGGGGTACTGATCCCGCAACGACGGAAGGAGGTGCGACATGGGTTACCGACGCAAGGACACCCGGCCCCGGCTGGCACTGTGGATGCTGGTCGCGTTGGGGGACATCGTCCTGCTGCTGGTGAGCGCCGGCGTCTCCGCGCTGGTGGCGCTGCTCGGTGTCGTGGCCGTCACCGTCGCCGGGGTGGCCGCCTGGCGTCTGACGCGGCGGAACGCCCTGGCCGGAGAGGGCACGGTCCCCGTGCCGGTCGCCGCCCGACGGAGGGCTTGACCGACCAGGGACGACGGTGGCGGCAGCCGGACCAGCTATCGACCAAGGTGATAGCCGATCCCGCTGCCGCCGACCTGTCTACCCGGATCAGGTGTTGTTGGCCAGGGCGATCAGTCGGGTCCGGTCGCCGTTCCAGTAGTTGCGGTCGACGTTACCGCTGATCCCGGAGACGCTGCCGCTGGAGGTGTACTGCCAGAAGCTCCAGAACGGGGCGCCGGCGGGCAGGGTGCCGACGGTGCTGGACCAGCGGGCGACCCAGAGCGGATGGTTGGCCCACGGGGCCGTCCAGCTGCCGGTGCACTGGTTCCACCAGCTCGTGGTGGTGTAGATGACCGCGTACCGGCTGGTGCGGGACTTGTAGGTGTTCAGGAAGTCCTGGATCCAGGTCCGCATCGCGGAGGTGGTCTTGCCGTAGCAGTAGCCGCCGCTGTACGGGTTCGCCTCCAGGTCAAGGGCCGCCGGGAGGGTGCGGCTGTCGGCGGACCAGGCCCCGCCGTTGCTGGCCAGGTAGCCGGCCTGGGTGGCGCCGGAGGAGATGTTCGGCCGCGCGAAGTGGTACGCCCCCCGGATCACCCCGGCGTAGTAGGCGTTGGTGTAGTTGCTGTTGAAGTTCGGGTCCTTGTAGCTCGTGCCCTCGGTGGCCTTGATGAAGGCGAACTGGATGCCGGCGTTGCGGACGCTGGTCCAGTTGATGGTGCCCTGGTAGCGGGATACGTCGATGCCGGGGGTGGTGGCCGCGGCGGCCGGTCCGGCGGTCACGACGAGGGCCGCGGCCGCGGTGGCGACGACGGTGAGGCCGGCGGCGAGGAGCCGGCGTACGGAGAATCTGGTACGAGCCATGGATGCCTCCAGGGACGTCGATCGATTGACGACTATCTTTGGAGGTAACT from Micromonospora kangleipakensis includes these protein-coding regions:
- a CDS encoding GH25 family lysozyme, which produces MARTRFSVRRLLAAGLTVVATAAAALVVTAGPAAAATTPGIDVSRYQGTINWTSVRNAGIQFAFIKATEGTSYKDPNFNSNYTNAYYAGVIRGAYHFARPNISSGATQAGYLASNGGAWSADSRTLPAALDLEANPYSGGYCYGKTTSAMRTWIQDFLNTYKSRTSRYAVIYTTTSWWNQCTGSWTAPWANHPLWVARWSSTVGTLPAGAPFWSFWQYTSSGSVSGISGNVDRNYWNGDRTRLIALANNT